The window GGATCTGGCAAAAGAATATCCGTCCAATATGCCTTATGGAAAGCAGAAGCTTACAGAGCTTGCCAGATCTCTTATGTCGGACCCGAAACTGCTGTTTCTGGATGAACCTGCCGCAGGATTAAATCCTTCCGAGCGTGTGGAGTTTGTGAATATCATGCTGAAGGTGTTTGATTCCGGCATTGATATTTTTCTCATCGAGCATAATATGGATGTGATCATGAACATCAGCAACTACATAACTGTCATTAACTTTGGAGCTAAGATTGCCGAAGGCACACCGGAAGAAATACAGCAGGATCCGGTGGTAATAAAGGCATATTTAGGCGACCGGTATAAACAGAATATGGCAAGGGGGGCCGGGAATGCTTAAGGTAAATGGGATCGACGTATATTATGGCAAGGTACAGGCTCTGTTTGACGTATCCATTGAGGTTGGAGATAAGGAAATCGTATCCATCATCGGAGCCAACGGGGCGGGAAAGACTACTCTTATGAAGTCCATTATGGGAATCAATAAGCCGAGAAACGGCACCATTGAATACAATGGCCAGGTCATAAGCGGTCTCCCTACCCATAAGGTGGTTAATAAAAAAATCGTCTATGTACCGGAGGGCCGGGAAATTTTCCCCAATATGACGGTTCAGGAGAATCTGGAAATGGGTGCCTATTCCAAAAAAATGTCAAAGGCGGAAATGGAACGGCATCTGGAAGAACAGTACGATATCTTTCCAAGGTTAAAGGAACGGGCAAAGCAGAAAGCAGGTTCCCTGTCAGGAGGCGAACAGCAGATGCTGGCCATTGCAAGAGGGCTTATGTCTGATCCAGAGCTTTTGATGTTGGATGAGCCCAGTCTTGGCCTTGCACCGGTAATTGTTGATGATATGTTTGACGTTATTGTCCGCGTGAATAAGGTGAGAAACATACCCATTGTAATTGTAGAACAGAATGCATTTATGGCTATGTCCATATCCGACAGAACCTATGTCCTGGAGGTGGGAAACCTGGTTGCCGGAGGAGAAAGTAAAATGCTGATGGATTCTGATGAAATCAAAAAAGCCTATCTGGGAGGCTGATAACTGGCTGCTGCCGGCATAAGCTATGGAGGTAAAAGAAACATGCGTGCGATCTATTTAAAAGAACCATGGAACGTTTCATGTATTGATATTGAAAAACCGGAACCAAAGGAAGGGCAGGCTCTGATTAAAGTGCGGTCTGCCGGTATTTGCGGAAGTGATATAGGAGCTTTCCGGGGAACCAATCCGCTGGTATCCTATCCAAGGATTATCGGCCATGAGGTGGTGGGGGAAGTCGTATCCATTCCATCGGAGAACAAGAGAGGAATCAAGGCAGGAGACCATGTAATTGTGGATCCCTATCTTTTTTGCGGAAACTGCTACCCCTGTTCCATCGGGCGCACCAACTGCTGTACCGGTTTAAAGGTTCTCGGCGTCCATGTGGAGGGAGGAATGTCCGATTATATGGTACATCCCGCAGATATGCTGTGGAAGCTTCCGGAGGATATGCCATGGGACATCGCACCCATGGCGGAGCCTCTGACCATTGCCCTTCACGGCATTCACAGGGGCGGATTAAAAAAAGGAGAACATGCGGCTGTGATAGGGGCAGGTCCCATAGGTCTTCTGGCAGCCATGTCGGCTCTTGCTTATGGAGCTGAGCCTATTGTCATTGACGTTGTGGAGGAGCGCCTTTCTTTTGCAAGGAGTCTGGGAGTAAAGTATACCATTCACTCAGCAGAAGAGAGCCTGACAGAGAGAGTGGAGGAATTTACAAAAGGGCGCATGGCAGAGCTTGTCATGGAGTGCTCCGGCGCGAATCCGGCAGTTCGTTCTGCCCTGGATATTGCGGCAAATGCAGGCCGTGTTACCCTTACGGGCTGGCCGAAAAAGGAGACTCCTCTTCCCACCGATCTGATCACAAGAAAGGAAATTGATATCCGGGGAGCCCGCACCAGTGCCAATGAGTTTGAAGAAGCCATTGAGCTGATCCACAGGGGCAGGGTGGATGTGAGAAAGATACTGACCAGGACTGTTTCAATGGAAGAAGCTCCGGCAATGATCGCTGATATTGAAAGGAATTCCGGAAATTACATGAAGGTAAATGTAATACTGTAGCAAATGGCCGTGAAAGATGGTTATAAAGAATTATGATAAATGATTGTTGACAAATGTATCATTAGAACGTATAATTGTCTGGATCGAAGACATAAAGTCACTGATTTATAATTGAATATGCTTCATTAAAAGGGAGTAGTTTTAATGCATCATCAACATCCTGACTGCCAGAGGGCAGCCTGGTGGTGCATGCCAGACAATGGTTACCAGACTTTTAATGTATTTATTCTGAACATTTGATATTGTCCAGAATAAATGCATTGAAAGTCTTTTTCTTTTCCCTTTTAGGGCAATAATAAATCAAGCGGTCATAACAGTACTTGTTGATGCAGGCTGTCCCATTGGGATGGCAGAATGGAGGAAAGTTTGAAAGACTGGTATCAGAAAACAGAAGAGGAAGTATTAGAAGAGCTTCGTACATCAAAGGAAGGCTTGAGCACAGAGGAAGCTGCCGGACTTCTTGCCAGCAAAGGGGAAAATGTCCTGGAGGAAGGGAAGAAAAAAAGCACCCTTCAGGTATTTGCCGAGCAGTTTAAGGATCTGCTGGTGGTCATTCTGATCGCAGCCGCTGTCATTTCCATGCTTTCGGGAAATGTGGAAAGCACCATCGTCATCGTGGCGGTCATTGTATTAAATGCAATTCTTGGAACGGTGCAGCATGAAAAAGCACAAAAGTCCCTGGCAAGCTTAAAATCTTTATCATCGCCAACGGCCAAGGTGGTCCGCAGCGGTCAAAAGATCGAGATTCCCTCAAAAGGCGTGGTTCCGGGAGATATCCTTCTTCTGGAAGCCGGAGATATGGTGGTGGCTGACGGAAGGATACTTAATAATTATTCCTTACAGGTCAATGAAAGCTCCCTGACCGGCGAATCCACCAATGTGGACAAGGAAGAAGGGACTCTTGACATGGAAGCGCCCCTGGCTGACCGGACCAATATGGTTTATTCCGGAAGCCTTGTTACTTACGGCAGGGCGGTTGTGGCTGTCACCGGAACCGGAATGGATACGGAAATCGGAAAGATCGCCAGCTTAATGAATGCCACAAAAGAGAAGAAAACGCCTTTACAGATCAGCCTGGACCAGTTTTCCAGCCGCCTTGCCATGGTCATCATGGTGATCTGCGCCCTGGTATTCCTGATAAGCATTTACCGTAAAATGCCTCTTTTGGATTCCCTGATGTTTGCGGTGGCACTTGCAGTTGCTGCCATTCCGGAGGCTTTAAGCTCCATCGTAACCATTGTACAGGCAATGGGAACCCAGCGTATGGCCAGGGAAAATGCCATTATCAAGGAATTAAAGGCAGTAGAAAGCCTTGGCTGCGTTTCTGTCATCTGTTCCGATAAGACCGGTACACTGACCCAGAATAAGATGACCGTACAGGAAATCTATGTGGATGGAAAAGTCTGTCAGCCGGATGAATTAGACCTTCGCAATCAGCTTCACCGGTATATTCTTTATGATGCACTCTTAACCAATGATTCCTCCATTGTGGAGGGAAAGGGGATCGGAGATCCTACGGAGTTTGCCCTCCTTGAAATGGCAGGGAAAATCAGTTTAAGCCATGATCTCATCAGGGAAATGATGCATCGTCTGGAAGAGCTTCCCTTTGATTCTGACCGGAAGCTGATGAGTACCAAATACCAGC of the Lacrimispora indolis DSM 755 genome contains:
- a CDS encoding zinc-dependent alcohol dehydrogenase, yielding MRAIYLKEPWNVSCIDIEKPEPKEGQALIKVRSAGICGSDIGAFRGTNPLVSYPRIIGHEVVGEVVSIPSENKRGIKAGDHVIVDPYLFCGNCYPCSIGRTNCCTGLKVLGVHVEGGMSDYMVHPADMLWKLPEDMPWDIAPMAEPLTIALHGIHRGGLKKGEHAAVIGAGPIGLLAAMSALAYGAEPIVIDVVEERLSFARSLGVKYTIHSAEESLTERVEEFTKGRMAELVMECSGANPAVRSALDIAANAGRVTLTGWPKKETPLPTDLITRKEIDIRGARTSANEFEEAIELIHRGRVDVRKILTRTVSMEEAPAMIADIERNSGNYMKVNVIL